The proteins below come from a single Natrinema sp. SYSU A 869 genomic window:
- a CDS encoding aldehyde dehydrogenase family protein: MGPELSIDADWNNLYIDGEWTPSDGDEEIAVEDPSTREEVARVPAAVESDVDIAYEAAADAQKEWKNAPPAERERVAQGFARTLQEYEDEIVELLAHEAGGSQIMGETSVGITTDQANEAATLPRRMKGEQVDSNVPGKENFVRREPQGVVTVISPWNFPLNLSGRAIAPAIATGNAVVVKPASNTPITGGLLMAKLYEEAGIPDGLINVVPGHGSDIGDPVVEHPESDVVAFTGSTPVGRGVAAKAGENLSVAAMELGGNNAHIVTADADVEAAVDSAAFGSFVHQGQVCISINRHLVHEDVYDEYVDLLTDRAASLPVGSAHDPDTVVGPIIDESQRDEMLGYVEETVDDGATLETGGETVELDGVDDSLVVAPTVLSDATNDMAAACNEHFGPIAPVVPFSDVKEAIELHDDTEYGLSGSVHAGDVGTGMQIAERLDTGMVHVNDQPVNDEAHVPFSGTKASGVGGYNSTDIMDQVTEKKWISVQHDQREYPF; the protein is encoded by the coding sequence ATGGGACCGGAACTCTCGATCGACGCCGATTGGAACAACCTCTACATCGACGGCGAGTGGACGCCCTCGGACGGTGACGAGGAGATCGCCGTCGAGGACCCCTCGACACGCGAGGAGGTCGCACGCGTGCCGGCCGCCGTCGAGTCGGACGTAGACATCGCTTACGAGGCTGCCGCTGACGCACAAAAAGAGTGGAAGAACGCGCCACCGGCCGAACGCGAGCGGGTCGCGCAGGGGTTCGCGAGAACGCTCCAGGAGTACGAAGACGAGATCGTCGAGTTGCTCGCTCACGAGGCGGGCGGCTCACAGATCATGGGCGAGACATCGGTCGGGATCACGACTGATCAGGCCAACGAGGCTGCGACGCTCCCCCGTCGAATGAAGGGCGAGCAGGTCGACTCCAACGTCCCTGGCAAGGAGAACTTTGTCCGCCGAGAGCCCCAGGGCGTGGTCACCGTCATCTCCCCGTGGAACTTTCCGCTCAACCTCTCGGGGCGGGCAATCGCGCCGGCCATCGCGACTGGGAACGCAGTCGTCGTTAAGCCCGCCTCGAATACGCCGATTACAGGCGGCCTCCTGATGGCGAAACTGTACGAGGAAGCGGGCATTCCCGACGGCCTGATCAACGTCGTCCCCGGTCACGGCTCGGACATCGGTGACCCAGTCGTCGAACATCCAGAGAGCGATGTCGTCGCCTTTACCGGCTCGACGCCAGTGGGACGGGGAGTCGCCGCGAAAGCCGGCGAAAACCTCTCTGTGGCGGCAATGGAACTCGGTGGCAACAACGCCCACATCGTCACCGCCGACGCCGACGTTGAGGCGGCGGTCGACTCCGCCGCGTTCGGATCGTTCGTCCACCAGGGGCAGGTCTGTATCTCCATCAACCGCCACCTCGTCCACGAAGACGTCTACGACGAGTATGTCGACTTACTCACGGATCGCGCGGCGTCGCTCCCGGTCGGGAGCGCCCACGATCCGGACACGGTCGTCGGCCCCATTATCGACGAGAGCCAGCGCGACGAGATGCTCGGCTACGTCGAGGAGACCGTTGACGACGGCGCAACGCTCGAGACGGGCGGCGAGACGGTTGAGCTAGACGGTGTCGACGACTCGCTGGTCGTCGCACCGACGGTGCTCTCGGATGCAACCAACGACATGGCCGCCGCGTGCAACGAGCACTTCGGTCCGATCGCACCGGTCGTTCCGTTTTCGGATGTCAAGGAAGCGATCGAACTCCACGACGATACCGAGTACGGCCTCTCCGGGTCGGTTCACGCAGGCGATGTCGGTACCGGAATGCAGATCGCGGAACGGTTAGATACCGGCATGGTCCACGTCAACGACCAACCGGTCAACGATGAGGCCCACGTCCCCTTCAGCGGCACGAAAGCCTCGGGCGTCGGCGGCTACAACAGCACCGACATCATGGATCAGGTCACCGAAAAGAAGTGGATCTCCGTCCAGCACGATCAGCGGGAGTATCCCTTCTGA
- a CDS encoding phosphatase PAP2 family protein: MNRGAGVLEAIRELVPEWGAALAAAVTQLGDGWLVLVLGIGASWAVAWRRTVHRGRQFGTDRPSRRPDGPWILAVIIGGLAVMTALKHLFALPRPELATLEPAVLPSSTRPWYRSIVNAGGYGFPSGHAVGATVTYGLFALVLEAGTRRLRLAVASMIIAAVCFTRLVLGVHYPLDVVAGVVVGGCYLAVTWQLLERSPFDRTLTAFTLTLGLAGVAMVASGRADSAVAYTALAAGALTGWTLENATSPLEPTAVERRRVEQLSLLVAFVPLAVVGGFGVLSGPPNWSSRLPFSVSCRYCQRSSCRA; the protein is encoded by the coding sequence ATGAACCGCGGCGCTGGCGTTCTCGAGGCCATTCGCGAACTCGTCCCGGAGTGGGGTGCGGCCCTCGCCGCGGCCGTAACCCAGCTCGGCGACGGTTGGTTGGTGCTCGTGCTCGGGATCGGCGCGTCGTGGGCGGTTGCGTGGCGACGGACGGTCCACCGCGGTCGCCAGTTCGGGACCGATCGTCCCTCCCGGCGGCCGGACGGGCCTTGGATCCTCGCCGTCATCATCGGCGGGCTGGCGGTGATGACGGCGCTGAAACATCTCTTCGCGTTACCGCGCCCCGAACTCGCGACGCTCGAGCCGGCCGTCCTCCCATCGTCGACTCGGCCGTGGTACCGGTCGATCGTGAACGCCGGCGGCTACGGGTTTCCGAGCGGTCATGCGGTCGGGGCGACCGTCACCTACGGGCTATTCGCGCTGGTACTCGAGGCGGGAACACGTCGACTCCGTCTCGCGGTCGCCTCGATGATCATCGCCGCCGTCTGTTTCACTCGACTCGTCCTCGGCGTTCACTACCCGCTCGATGTCGTCGCGGGGGTCGTCGTCGGGGGCTGTTATCTCGCCGTCACGTGGCAGCTTCTCGAGCGGTCGCCGTTCGACCGAACGCTTACCGCGTTCACACTCACACTGGGGCTTGCCGGCGTGGCGATGGTCGCCAGCGGCCGTGCGGACAGCGCCGTCGCGTACACGGCGCTCGCGGCCGGCGCGCTCACTGGCTGGACCCTCGAGAACGCGACATCGCCGCTCGAGCCGACGGCCGTCGAACGACGCCGAGTAGAGCAGCTGTCGCTGCTGGTCGCGTTCGTTCCCCTCGCTGTCGTCGGCGGCTTCGGTGTCTTGAGCGGTCCGCCAAATTGGTCGTCTCGGCTGCCCTTCTCGGTTTCCTGTCGGTACTGCCAGCGCTCGTCTTGCCGCGCTTGA
- a CDS encoding DUF5790 family protein — protein MSQATLGDDEELFGEAANEMREDVESSLADAWAALPDADDIWETDADNVLGVLNGLNSSLEAGDAEDNLRDAKKWFTMGQRADAFDDADDLEAEIEDLEEAITDISEAGEQVSELTSTIPALRGSLQDTGPAETDDEEADAADEDEDENENEE, from the coding sequence ATGAGCCAAGCCACGCTCGGCGACGACGAGGAACTGTTCGGGGAAGCGGCCAACGAGATGCGCGAGGACGTCGAATCCTCGCTCGCGGACGCCTGGGCGGCGTTGCCCGACGCCGACGACATCTGGGAGACCGACGCCGACAACGTGCTGGGCGTGCTCAACGGACTCAACTCGTCGCTCGAGGCTGGTGACGCCGAGGATAACCTTCGCGACGCGAAGAAGTGGTTCACGATGGGACAACGCGCCGACGCCTTCGACGACGCTGACGACCTCGAGGCGGAGATCGAAGACCTCGAGGAGGCCATTACGGATATCTCGGAGGCCGGCGAACAAGTCAGCGAACTCACGTCGACGATTCCGGCGCTCCGCGGGTCGCTTCAGGACACCGGTCCCGCGGAGACCGACGACGAGGAAGCGGACGCCGCGGACGAGGACGAAGACGAAAACGAAAACGAGGAGTAA
- a CDS encoding dihydroneopterin aldolase family protein, with the protein MSSDETPTDAEAACFEAGIKFGSLYHQFAGTPVSPDSAPSLETAMEESIENQPHCREVTVDVRLDELEAALAESTADYTELTGRFLEVEIVIGYEDCEVVTHMEMEDGYPLMRLESVRS; encoded by the coding sequence ATGTCATCGGACGAAACGCCGACTGACGCCGAAGCCGCCTGTTTCGAGGCCGGTATCAAGTTCGGCTCGCTCTACCACCAATTCGCCGGCACGCCGGTCTCGCCCGACAGCGCGCCGAGCCTCGAGACGGCGATGGAGGAATCGATCGAGAACCAGCCCCACTGCCGCGAGGTCACCGTCGACGTCCGTCTCGACGAACTCGAGGCCGCGCTCGCCGAGTCGACGGCTGATTACACCGAGCTGACGGGCCGCTTCCTCGAGGTCGAAATCGTCATCGGCTACGAGGACTGCGAGGTCGTCACCCACATGGAAATGGAGGACGGCTATCCGCTGATGCGACTCGAGTCGGTTCGATCGTAA
- a CDS encoding creatininase family protein, with protein sequence MDLTTATWTDVRDLEADLAVVPIGSTEQHGPHAPLGTDVLTAEAIADAGIERVDREVVRTPAIPVGIAEEHRQFPGTMWVSEDTFRDYVGEAVASLAHHGFDRVVIVNGHGGNVDALREVGGRLTRDGDAYVVPFTWFEGVGEHTADMGHGGPLETGLLRHLEPELIREDRIDEAQVGAADGWGDWTSYANLAYDAAEFTENGVVGDPDEGDAQRGEELYELAADALVRLLETVAERDILRPERR encoded by the coding sequence ATGGACCTCACAACGGCGACATGGACGGACGTTCGGGACCTCGAGGCGGACCTTGCGGTCGTCCCCATCGGGAGCACGGAACAGCACGGCCCCCACGCGCCCCTCGGGACGGACGTGCTGACCGCCGAAGCAATCGCTGACGCCGGGATCGAGCGGGTCGACCGCGAGGTCGTCCGCACGCCGGCGATTCCGGTCGGGATCGCCGAGGAACACCGCCAGTTCCCCGGGACGATGTGGGTCTCCGAGGACACCTTCCGTGACTACGTCGGTGAGGCCGTCGCAAGCCTCGCTCATCACGGGTTCGACCGTGTCGTCATCGTCAACGGCCACGGCGGCAACGTCGACGCCCTCCGGGAGGTCGGCGGCCGCCTCACGCGAGACGGCGACGCCTACGTCGTCCCGTTCACCTGGTTCGAAGGCGTCGGCGAGCATACCGCTGATATGGGCCACGGTGGCCCCCTCGAGACAGGACTCTTGCGCCACCTCGAGCCGGAACTGATCCGCGAAGACCGGATCGACGAGGCACAGGTTGGCGCTGCCGACGGCTGGGGCGACTGGACGAGTTACGCGAATCTGGCCTACGACGCGGCGGAGTTTACGGAAAACGGCGTGGTCGGCGATCCGGACGAGGGCGACGCTCAGCGGGGCGAGGAACTGTACGAGCTAGCCGCCGACGCGCTGGTTCGGCTGCTCGAGACGGTTGCCGAGCGCGACATCTTACGGCCCGAACGGCGGTAG
- a CDS encoding aldo/keto reductase has translation MEYTTLGSTGMTVSRICLGCMSFGTGREWMLEPEESKELIDRAIDLGINFFDTANVYSTGESEEILGDALAGYDRDSQVVATKVFAEMDSDNPNASGLSRKAIEQELEASLDRLGMDTIDLYQTHRWDYDTPIDETLRALDDAVRRGQVRYVGTSSMWAHQFAEALHTSDALGLERFATMQNHYNVLYREEEREMLPQCDKEDVGVIPWSPLARGVATRPHEEIESTTRGQTDQYLEQMSYLQGGGKEINERIQELAADRGVSMGQISLAWLLHKDWVDAPIVGTTSVEHLEDAVEALEIDLSDSDMDYLEEPYEPLPVAGHE, from the coding sequence ATGGAATACACCACGCTCGGATCGACGGGGATGACAGTCAGCCGCATCTGTCTGGGCTGTATGAGTTTCGGCACCGGTCGGGAGTGGATGCTCGAGCCCGAGGAAAGCAAAGAACTCATCGACCGCGCGATCGACCTCGGAATCAACTTCTTCGACACCGCGAACGTCTACTCCACGGGCGAGTCCGAGGAGATCCTGGGCGACGCCCTCGCGGGCTACGACCGCGATTCGCAGGTCGTCGCGACGAAGGTCTTCGCCGAGATGGACTCCGATAACCCGAACGCGAGCGGACTCTCCCGCAAAGCCATCGAGCAGGAACTCGAGGCGAGTCTCGATCGGTTAGGGATGGACACGATCGATCTCTATCAGACCCACCGATGGGATTACGACACGCCGATCGACGAGACCCTGCGCGCCCTCGACGACGCGGTCCGGCGCGGACAGGTGCGATACGTCGGCACCTCGTCGATGTGGGCCCATCAGTTCGCAGAGGCCCTCCATACCAGCGACGCACTGGGCCTCGAACGGTTTGCGACGATGCAGAACCACTACAACGTCCTCTACCGCGAGGAGGAGCGAGAGATGTTACCCCAGTGCGACAAGGAGGACGTTGGGGTCATTCCGTGGTCGCCGCTAGCCCGCGGCGTCGCGACCCGCCCCCACGAGGAGATCGAGTCGACGACACGGGGTCAGACCGACCAGTACCTCGAGCAGATGTCGTACCTCCAGGGCGGCGGCAAGGAAATCAACGAACGGATCCAGGAACTCGCCGCCGACAGGGGCGTCTCGATGGGCCAGATCTCCCTCGCCTGGCTACTCCACAAGGACTGGGTCGACGCGCCGATCGTCGGGACGACCAGCGTCGAACACTTAGAGGATGCCGTCGAAGCCCTCGAGATCGACCTCTCGGACTCCGATATGGACTATCTCGAGGAGCCCTACGAGCCGCTGCCGGTGGCGGGCCACGAGTGA
- a CDS encoding aminopeptidase, translating to MDERVREHADVLVDWSARVEAGDDVVLSVGPDAHELAVAVAEKLGDRGANLLATYGSGEITRAYLRAHDGDFDENPAHELALVENADVYLSLGGGRNTSATADIPGEQRRAYNDARSEIRETRLGTRWVSTVHPTRSLAQQANMAYEEYQEFAYEAILRDWESLADEMAQLKDCLDAGSEVRLVSSDTDLTMEIEGRTAVNSAASVAYDSHNLPSGEVFTAPAATEGEVTFDVPMTLRGESVRDVRLEFDDGEVVDYEADQGGTVIGEILETDEGARRLGELGIGMNRGIDRYTDNILFDEKMGETVHLALGRAYDACLPDGESGNESAIHVDLITDVSEDSRLEVDGEVIQRNGVFRFEDGFETQ from the coding sequence ATGGACGAACGCGTACGCGAACATGCCGACGTGCTGGTCGACTGGAGCGCTCGCGTCGAGGCGGGCGATGATGTCGTCCTCTCGGTTGGCCCGGACGCTCACGAGCTGGCGGTCGCCGTCGCTGAGAAACTCGGCGACCGAGGTGCGAACCTCCTTGCGACCTACGGCTCGGGTGAGATTACGCGAGCCTATCTTCGAGCACACGACGGGGACTTCGACGAGAATCCGGCTCACGAACTCGCGCTGGTCGAGAACGCCGACGTCTACCTCTCGCTCGGCGGTGGTCGGAACACGAGTGCGACGGCCGATATCCCCGGCGAGCAGCGGCGAGCCTACAACGACGCTCGAAGCGAGATTCGAGAGACTCGACTGGGGACCCGCTGGGTTTCGACGGTCCATCCGACGCGCTCGCTCGCCCAGCAGGCAAACATGGCCTACGAGGAGTATCAGGAGTTCGCCTACGAGGCGATCCTGCGAGACTGGGAGTCGCTGGCCGACGAGATGGCCCAGTTGAAGGACTGCCTCGATGCCGGCTCCGAGGTGCGACTCGTCTCGAGTGACACCGACCTCACCATGGAAATCGAGGGTCGGACGGCAGTCAATAGCGCCGCTTCGGTGGCCTACGACTCGCACAACCTCCCCAGCGGCGAGGTCTTCACTGCACCCGCTGCGACCGAGGGTGAGGTGACCTTCGACGTGCCAATGACGCTGCGGGGCGAGTCCGTCCGGGACGTCCGCCTCGAGTTCGACGATGGCGAGGTTGTCGACTACGAGGCCGACCAGGGAGGAACGGTGATCGGTGAGATTCTCGAGACGGACGAGGGTGCGCGCCGACTGGGCGAACTCGGGATCGGGATGAATCGCGGGATCGACCGCTACACGGATAATATCCTCTTCGACGAGAAGATGGGTGAGACCGTCCATCTGGCACTCGGCCGGGCATACGACGCTTGTCTTCCCGACGGCGAGTCCGGTAACGAGTCGGCTATCCACGTCGATTTGATTACTGATGTGAGCGAGGACTCCCGCCTTGAGGTCGACGGTGAGGTAATCCAGCGCAATGGCGTCTTCCGATTCGAGGACGGATTCGAAACGCAGTGA
- a CDS encoding LLM class F420-dependent oxidoreductase, which yields MEIGTVLPQLEIGHDPRTIADYAQRVEASGYEHVLAYDHVLGVNPDRGDWDGPYDYESTFHEPLTTYSYLAGQTDELAFMTGILVLPQRQTSLVAKQAAQLDRFTDGRFRMGVGVGWNEPEYVALGEDFSRRGRRIEEQIEVLRRLWTDELVDFEGEFHEIPDAGIRPLPVQQPIPLWMGGMADPVKRRVARIADGWLPQFQPGDEAEEHLADLYDYAEEAGRDPDDIGLGGRMYAVPGEEDEWIERAQAWQDLDADYLSITTMYQGLEGEEHTAHVERVAEVLDDVDLL from the coding sequence ATGGAAATCGGTACCGTGCTCCCGCAACTCGAGATCGGGCACGACCCGCGGACGATCGCCGACTATGCACAGCGCGTCGAGGCGTCGGGGTACGAACACGTGCTGGCGTACGATCACGTCCTCGGCGTCAATCCCGATCGGGGGGACTGGGACGGCCCCTACGACTACGAGAGCACGTTCCACGAGCCGCTGACCACGTACTCCTATCTGGCGGGCCAGACCGACGAGCTGGCGTTCATGACCGGAATTCTCGTCTTACCGCAGCGCCAGACCTCGCTCGTGGCGAAGCAGGCCGCACAGCTGGATCGCTTTACCGACGGTCGGTTTCGCATGGGAGTCGGCGTCGGCTGGAACGAACCTGAATACGTCGCGCTCGGCGAGGATTTCTCGAGGCGAGGGCGACGAATCGAGGAACAGATCGAGGTGCTCCGCCGACTCTGGACGGACGAACTCGTCGACTTTGAGGGCGAATTTCACGAGATCCCGGACGCTGGCATCCGTCCGCTCCCGGTCCAGCAACCGATTCCGCTCTGGATGGGTGGCATGGCCGATCCAGTCAAGCGCCGCGTCGCCCGAATCGCCGACGGCTGGCTGCCCCAGTTCCAGCCCGGCGACGAGGCCGAGGAACACCTCGCGGATCTCTACGACTACGCCGAGGAAGCCGGCCGCGACCCCGACGATATCGGCCTCGGTGGCCGGATGTACGCCGTTCCCGGCGAGGAAGACGAGTGGATCGAGCGCGCTCAGGCCTGGCAGGACCTCGACGCCGACTACCTCTCGATCACGACGATGTATCAGGGCCTCGAGGGCGAGGAACACACGGCCCACGTTGAACGGGTTGCGGAGGTACTGGACGACGTCGACCTATTGTAG
- the azf gene encoding NAD-dependent glucose-6-phosphate dehydrogenase Azf, translated as MAQSVLLTGAAGRVGKAILGGLAEEHEWRLLDRDPPTEDQPGEFVVADITDGDAVREAMDGIDVVIHLAGDPRPEAPWDSVLTNNIDGAQTVFEAAVDTGVETVVFASSNHAVGNYETDERTPDLYREHDDYLLDGSELPRPSNLYGVSKAAGETLGRYYHDEHDLSVVCVRIGNLTEGHPPIDYERGQAMWLSYRDCAHLFDRCIRADYGYEIVYGISDNDRKYYSLKRAREVLGYDPQDNSATHD; from the coding sequence ATGGCACAGTCAGTCCTGCTCACGGGGGCTGCGGGGCGGGTCGGAAAGGCCATCCTTGGTGGCCTCGCTGAGGAACACGAGTGGCGGTTACTGGATCGAGATCCGCCGACTGAGGACCAACCGGGCGAGTTCGTCGTCGCGGACATTACTGACGGCGACGCCGTCCGCGAGGCGATGGACGGAATCGACGTCGTGATCCACCTCGCCGGTGACCCGCGCCCCGAAGCGCCGTGGGATAGCGTGCTGACCAACAACATCGACGGCGCGCAGACGGTCTTCGAGGCCGCCGTCGACACAGGCGTCGAGACGGTCGTCTTCGCTTCCTCGAACCACGCCGTCGGAAACTACGAGACCGACGAGCGAACGCCCGATCTGTACCGCGAGCACGACGACTATCTGCTCGACGGCAGCGAACTCCCTCGACCGAGCAACCTCTACGGCGTCTCGAAGGCCGCCGGCGAAACCCTCGGTCGGTACTATCACGACGAACACGACCTCTCGGTCGTCTGCGTCCGCATCGGGAACCTCACCGAGGGCCACCCGCCGATCGACTACGAGCGCGGACAGGCGATGTGGCTCTCCTATCGGGACTGTGCACACCTCTTCGATCGCTGCATCCGCGCCGACTACGGCTACGAGATCGTCTACGGCATCTCCGACAACGACCGCAAGTACTACTCGCTCAAGCGCGCTCGCGAGGTGCTGGGCTACGATCCCCAGGATAACTCGGCGACCCACGACTGA
- a CDS encoding DUF309 domain-containing protein, with protein MRDWLRAGVAIFNDGYYHAAHDAWEDRWLELESGSDDERLLHGLIQYSGAVYHARERNWEGAVGLAESGGEYFVGLPADYRDLRLEPIRSFLAQLAADPECIERRPPVELEHEGTAPTLSELDFEPTAIAAVVLAEEFGYDEEPADRARTYAQRDLEAGEDGSKFITLLFDFVREDENRGIIYQRLTDHVGRRQAREEDVKGLF; from the coding sequence ATGCGCGATTGGCTTCGGGCGGGCGTCGCCATCTTCAACGATGGTTACTACCACGCCGCCCACGACGCCTGGGAGGATCGCTGGCTTGAGCTCGAGTCAGGGAGCGACGACGAGCGACTACTCCACGGCCTGATTCAGTACAGCGGCGCGGTCTACCACGCTCGCGAGCGCAACTGGGAGGGAGCCGTCGGGCTCGCCGAGAGTGGCGGCGAGTATTTCGTGGGCCTGCCGGCCGACTACCGCGACCTTCGACTCGAGCCGATCCGGTCATTCCTCGCGCAACTCGCGGCTGACCCCGAATGCATCGAGCGTCGACCCCCGGTTGAACTCGAACACGAGGGAACTGCCCCGACGCTCTCGGAACTCGACTTTGAGCCCACGGCGATTGCGGCGGTCGTCCTCGCCGAGGAGTTCGGCTACGACGAGGAACCGGCCGATCGGGCTCGCACGTACGCACAACGGGACCTCGAGGCCGGCGAGGACGGCAGCAAATTCATCACGCTGCTGTTCGATTTCGTCCGCGAAGACGAGAATCGCGGGATCATCTACCAGCGACTCACCGACCACGTCGGCAGGCGGCAGGCGCGCGAAGAGGACGTGAAAGGGCTGTTCTGA
- a CDS encoding ABC transporter ATP-binding protein, whose product MSTAEPDEDDPFEEQREEVENPMKRLFFEYGSNYTGAAVIGVIASFFARILDLLPALMLGVAIDAVIRQDIPYAEAFPVGGGLVAPYVPEGRLAQFWLTIGIITGAFLLSAGFHWTRNWGFNTFAQNVQHDIRTDTYDEMQRLDMGFFADKQTGEMMSILSNDVNRLEKFLNDGMNSLFRLLVMVLGIGGLLLAINWQLALVALLPVPLIAVFTYLFIQTIQPKYAQVRSTVGKVNSRLENNLGGIQVIKSSTTESYESDRVEDVSKEYFDANWGAIRTRIKFFPGLRVLAGIGFVITFLVGGLWVIDGAPGPFSGGLSTGMFVVFILYTQRFIWPMAQFGQIINMYQRARASSARIFGLMDEPNRVGEEPDAPELEVTEGRVEYDDVTFGYDEETILEGIDFTVEGGETLALVGPTGAGKSTVLKLLLRMYDVDEGEIRVDGQQVQDVTLRSLRESLGYVSQDTFLFYGSVEENIKYGTFDADREDVIEAAKMAEAHEFIRNLPEGYDTEVGERGVKLSGGQRQRISIARAILKDPAILVLDEATSDVDTETEMLIQRSIDDLAEDRTTFAIAHRLSTIKDADQVLVLEGGEIVERGTHDELLANGGLYSHLWGVQAGEIDELPEEFIERAQRRQARTEVGDDD is encoded by the coding sequence ATGAGTACCGCCGAGCCGGACGAGGACGATCCTTTCGAGGAACAGCGCGAAGAGGTCGAGAATCCGATGAAGCGGCTGTTCTTCGAGTACGGGTCGAACTACACGGGTGCTGCGGTCATCGGCGTCATCGCGAGTTTCTTCGCCAGAATCCTGGACCTGCTCCCGGCGCTCATGCTAGGGGTTGCAATCGACGCCGTGATCCGGCAGGACATCCCGTACGCCGAGGCGTTCCCGGTCGGCGGAGGGCTCGTCGCTCCCTACGTCCCCGAGGGACGGCTGGCGCAGTTCTGGCTGACGATCGGAATCATCACGGGCGCCTTTCTCCTCTCGGCCGGCTTCCACTGGACCCGAAACTGGGGGTTCAACACCTTCGCCCAGAACGTCCAGCACGACATCCGGACCGACACCTACGACGAGATGCAGCGCCTGGACATGGGCTTTTTCGCCGACAAACAGACCGGCGAGATGATGTCGATCCTCTCGAACGATGTCAACCGCCTCGAGAAATTTCTCAACGACGGGATGAACTCCCTCTTTCGGCTGCTCGTGATGGTGCTCGGAATCGGCGGCCTGCTGCTCGCGATCAACTGGCAGCTCGCGCTGGTCGCCCTGCTTCCAGTGCCGTTAATCGCCGTCTTCACTTACCTGTTCATCCAGACCATCCAGCCCAAGTACGCCCAGGTCCGCTCGACCGTCGGGAAGGTCAACTCCCGCCTCGAGAACAACCTCGGTGGCATTCAGGTCATCAAGTCCAGTACAACCGAGTCCTACGAGTCCGACCGGGTCGAGGACGTCTCCAAGGAGTACTTCGACGCCAATTGGGGGGCGATTCGCACGCGGATCAAGTTCTTCCCCGGCCTGCGCGTGCTCGCGGGGATCGGCTTCGTCATCACCTTCCTCGTCGGCGGACTCTGGGTCATCGATGGGGCGCCGGGTCCGTTCTCGGGCGGACTCAGTACCGGGATGTTCGTCGTCTTCATCCTCTACACGCAGCGTTTTATCTGGCCCATGGCGCAGTTCGGGCAGATCATCAACATGTACCAGCGGGCCCGCGCCTCGAGCGCCCGCATCTTCGGGCTAATGGACGAACCCAACCGGGTCGGCGAGGAGCCCGACGCCCCCGAGCTCGAGGTGACCGAGGGCCGCGTCGAATACGACGACGTGACGTTCGGATACGACGAGGAGACGATCCTCGAGGGGATCGACTTCACCGTCGAGGGCGGTGAGACGCTCGCACTGGTCGGGCCCACCGGTGCGGGTAAGTCGACGGTCCTCAAGCTCCTCTTGCGGATGTACGACGTCGACGAGGGTGAGATCCGCGTCGACGGCCAGCAGGTCCAAGACGTGACCCTCCGGAGCCTGCGCGAGTCGCTTGGCTACGTCAGTCAGGACACCTTCCTTTTCTATGGCAGCGTCGAGGAGAACATCAAGTACGGCACGTTCGATGCCGACCGCGAGGACGTGATCGAAGCTGCGAAGATGGCCGAAGCCCACGAGTTCATCCGGAACCTGCCCGAGGGGTACGACACCGAGGTCGGCGAGCGCGGCGTCAAGCTCTCGGGCGGCCAGCGCCAGCGGATCTCCATCGCCCGCGCGATTCTCAAGGATCCCGCCATCCTCGTCTTGGACGAGGCGACCAGCGACGTCGACACCGAGACGGAGATGCTCATCCAGCGCTCGATCGACGACCTCGCCGAGGATCGCACCACGTTCGCCATCGCCCACCGGCTCTCGACGATCAAGGACGCCGATCAGGTCCTCGTCCTCGAGGGCGGCGAGATCGTCGAACGAGGGACACACGACGAACTGCTCGCAAACGGCGGGCTCTACTCGCACCTCTGGGGTGTCCAGGCCGGCGAGATCGACGAGCTTCCCGAGGAGTTCATCGAACGCGCTCAACGCAGACAAGCGCGGACCGAAGTCGGCGACGACGACTGA